The genomic region TTCATTGACGGTAACAACATGAACCCCTTGACCCGCAAGCGCGTTCAAATAAACGGGCATTGTGGCGGTTAACGTTTTACCTTCACCAGTTTTCATTTCAGCGATATTACCTTCGTGTAATGTAATCCCACCAATAATTTGAACCCGGAATGGGAATAAACCAAGCACACGTTTAGCGCCTTCTCGAGCGACCGCGAATGCTTCAGGTAAAATATCGTCTAATGTTTCGCCATTTGCTAATCTTGTTTTAAATTCAGGTGTCTTAGCTTGTAACGCTTCGTCAGATAAATTACTGTATTCATCTTCATAAGATTGTACTTTATCGGCAATTTTGCCCATTCGTCCAACTTCACGTTTATCGCTTTCTACCCATGATTTTAGAAAATTTGCCATGTATTATAATTCTCCTCTGAAAATTCTGATCACTATGATTTTAATTAAATTTTAGAATTACTGGACCACTAACATCTTATTCTAACATTTATTACAGTCAATTAAAACCTGATGCTTAAACAAATACATGCGATTAGGCATAAAATTAACCCTATTACCTATAGTCTTATTCTGAAAATAAATAAAGGGCTCGAAACAAACACTATTTTGTTTGTCTCGAGCCCTTCACGATGTTTATTTAAAATTTTTTATTCATCTGTTTCGATCAAACCATAACGACCATCTTGGCGTTTGTAAACAATGCTTGTGCCATTTGTTTCTGAATCTTCAAAGATAAAGAATTCATGACCTAACATGTTCATTTGTAAGATGGCTTCTTCGCTATCCATTGGTTTTAATGAAACACGTTTAGTTCTAACAACTTGCATTGGTTCTTCTGGTAAAGTTTCTTCAGAAGAAACCACTAATTCAACACCCTTGATACCACGTTCACGTGATTTACGATTAATTTTTGTTTTATATTTACGAATTTGACGTTCTAGTTTATCAGTTACCAGATCAACACTACCGTACATGTCTGGTGATGTTTCTTCGGCTCTAAGAACCAAGTAAGGGAGCGGAATAGTCACTTCGACCTTCGCTGTTTTATCAGGATAGACTTTCAAGTTAACGTGTGCAGTTGCTGTAGCTGATTCATCAAAATATTTTTCGAGTTTGCTGATTTTCTTCTCAACATAACTCCGAATTGCTTCTGTGACTTCAATATTTTCTCCACGGACATTAAAACTTAGCATATGATTTCTCCCCTTTCACAAATAACCCCATTGGTTATTTGTCACCCAATAATTGATAGATTATTGGGGCTTTGTTACTAAGTTCATTATATATAAATTGCGGCCAATAGACAAATAAAACGATTACTATCTGGCTAAAGTAATCGCATTAATTGTAGCTTGGGGATAATTAGCACGCAGACATTGTTGTGCATGCCACACCGTTCGGCCCGTCGTATAAATATCATCCAAGATTATTATCGATTGCGGCTTATGCGGTAATTTTTGCGGTACCAATTCAAAAAATTGCGGACTTGCAAGACGTTCTGCACGATTTTTTTGTGCTTGACCCTTCTCTGTCGGCCGCTTTTTCAATAACGATGTTAACGGAAAACAAGTTTCGAATAAGCCTTGGACTGGATTAAAGCCCCGTTCTTGTTGATGTTGCTCATCAGATGGAATAGGCACGTAAGTTACATTGGATTTTACTGGAAACCGAGTTCGAATGTCGCGTTCGAATAATAGCCGTAATTGATAGTCTCCTTGGCCCTTATAACGTTGAAAATATAACTGCATCGCTCGGTTATAAGTAAACAGCGCCTGAGTTTTAAGATGCTGCTGAGGATAACGTTGTCGCCACTGCTGACAATCAGGGCACAAAATACCCGTTAGCAGCGGTCGACTACAGTCCGAACACCGATGACCACTAATGCGTTCAAACTGCTGTAAACAGACTTGGCAGATATGCGGATTAAGTAGTGGTTTTAATTGCAAAAGTTGCTTGATACTTGGCTTTTCGATAATTAAATTGTGGCACATTAAACAGTTGATTGTAATCGCCGTCCCCTCTGATTTTGGGCCTTAATTTGCCGACAAGCGCCTTTGATCGCCCGCGTATAGTCTTGATAATAAAAATGAACCGGATTTTGGGCGTAATCTTTATGCCGTCCCGCTCGCCCGGCAATCTGGACCAAAACGGCTTCGTTAAACACCATGTGTTCCGCGCCTAAGACCAAAACTGCAACGTTTTTAAACGTAACGCCCCGTTCTAAAATGGTGGTCGTCACCATTAGCTGAATTTGTTGTGCTCTAAACGCCGTAATCTTTTTGATCTGATCCGGATCGTTAGCATGCAATGTTTCAATCCTGACCGCCGGCAATAAGGTTGATAACCGATTGGCAACTGGTTGCAATAACCGCACTTGCGGCACGAATAACAAAATCTGTTGTGTTTTTAAACAAGTCTGGCAATCCCGCTCAAGTCGTTTAGGTAACCGACCTTTTTTTAATTGGGCCCGCCAATTAAAAGCGACGTGCCTATGTGGTTCTGGTAATAGATGACCATGAAAGCGGAGCGGTAATTCGCTAACCGTCATTTGTTTAGCAGCAATTGCCCGTTTAATAGCGGGGGTCGGAGTCGCCGTTAAATATAATAAAGCACATTGGGGCTTGCAGGCTTGTTCAACTGCCGTGACTAAAACGGGATTATCAACAAAAGGAAAAGCATCGACTTCATCGACAATCACAGTGTCAAAGGCGTGATAAAACTTCAGCAACTGATGCGTCGTGCAAATCACTAACTGCGTATAGCGATAGGGCTCAGTTTGCTCACCGTGCATCAACATGATACTAGCCGTTGCAAAGGCAGCTTGCAGGCGCGGATAAAGTTCCAAGCAAACGGCGACTCTAGGCGCTGCCAGACATACCCGCTGACCCTTTTGAAGCGCAACTAAAATTCCTTGAAAAAGCATCTCGGTCTTCCCTGCGCCGGTCACGGCCGTTAATACGTGCCGTTTTTGTGTTTGAACCACCTCAACCACCGCTTGGGCAGCTTGTTCCTGATGCGGTGTTAATTGCCCCTCCCACGTCAACTTTGGTATGTTATTTTCGAATAAATGACACTCCGGTACCGTGTATAACCAATCGCCCTCTACCAAACGACCAAATAACAAACATTGCGCGCAATAATGGCGCCCATCTGGTAAGCAGGTTTGCGGCGGCACCACTTGCTGACAACGTTGGCAGACTAGGCGATGCTTGACCCGTAAAAACGCAGGTCGCCGCTTAATCTGTGGTAAACTATAGTTATTATTTTGCGTATCGGCTAACTGGGCCGCCGTAAACTGGCGACCACAGGCAATTACTTGTTGTCCCATTTGATTTGCTCCTTTAGAACTAACATACGCAATCGGAATTTATTTTTTTGAGGTGACCTCCATGGAAAGTTATTTAACCGTTCAAGCAGACGGGCAGTTTGAACTTGAAATTAAAAAGTCCCGTTTTATTTGTCAAATCGCTCGGGTTAGCGATGAAGCCGCTGCCCAAGACTTCATCGACCAAGTTCGTAAAACACATACGAAAGCTAATCATAATTGTTTCGCCTATCAACTGGGACAACCTGCTAATATTCAAAAGCAAAGCGATGATGGTGAACCTAGCGGCACTGCAGGTGTGCCAATTCTTGAAGTCTTGCGTCAAATGCAACTTACAAACCTCTGTGTTGTCGTTACTCGGTATTTTGGTGGAACTAAGCTAGGCACTGGCGGTTTAATTCGTGCTTATAGCCACGCGACTTCCGCTGCTCTCGAGCATCTCGGTATCGTTCAAGGAATCGAACAAACTGCCTGTCATTTAACCATTGATTATGCACAGTTTGACTCCCTTCAAAATCGCTTAGCACAACTGGATTTGATTGCTCAGGATATTCAATACACAACCAATATCCAACTAACGGTCTGGCTCCCCACCGAAGAAGTCCCTGCCTTTGAGGCCCAAATGACGGAATTGCTCAATGGTCAGCTCACCTTAGGGCTTGGACAACAACAATTTAACGAAGTCCCCATCAGCGCGCAAGCGATTCACGACTTGCGTTATCAAAAATAACCATCAAAAAAAGGATTAGCCAGTGGCTAATCCTTTTCTTCGTCTTTAGGTTTTAATAATCGTTTTAGTAAGTGTAATAGTGGTTGGTGATTCTCGCCAACTAACCCAATTGATTCAACAAACAATTCTAGGCCAATCAAGACCGCGATTGTTAAGGCTAAGCTCCCCCACAATGTTGATAATGGGTATAGTAACGAAATGAGTGAGAAAACCAACGCTAAACCGTAAATAACCAATACCGTTTGCCGGTGTGATAATCCTAATTGCATCAAGCGGTGATGTAAATGATGTTTATCCGCTTGTGAAATTGGTTTGCGGTTTAAGATCCGCCGTAACATTGCGTAAACCGTATCCGTAATTGGGACCCCTAAAATAATAACTGGAATCAATAATGTAATGAAGGTTACGTTTTTCAACCCCTTCAAGGATAGGACCGCAATCATGAAACCTATAAACAAGGCCCCCGTATCCCCTAAGAAAATCTTGGCGGGATGGAAATTATGCGGCAAGAAG from Latilactobacillus sakei subsp. sakei DSM 20017 = JCM 1157 harbors:
- the hpf gene encoding ribosome hibernation-promoting factor, HPF/YfiA family, which translates into the protein MLSFNVRGENIEVTEAIRSYVEKKISKLEKYFDESATATAHVNLKVYPDKTAKVEVTIPLPYLVLRAEETSPDMYGSVDLVTDKLERQIRKYKTKINRKSRERGIKGVELVVSSEETLPEEPMQVVRTKRVSLKPMDSEEAILQMNMLGHEFFIFEDSETNGTSIVYKRQDGRYGLIETDE
- a CDS encoding ComF family protein — its product is MQLYFQRYKGQGDYQLRLLFERDIRTRFPVKSNVTYVPIPSDEQHQQERGFNPVQGLFETCFPLTSLLKKRPTEKGQAQKNRAERLASPQFFELVPQKLPHKPQSIIILDDIYTTGRTVWHAQQCLRANYPQATINAITLAR
- a CDS encoding DEAD/DEAH box helicase, translated to MGQQVIACGRQFTAAQLADTQNNNYSLPQIKRRPAFLRVKHRLVCQRCQQVVPPQTCLPDGRHYCAQCLLFGRLVEGDWLYTVPECHLFENNIPKLTWEGQLTPHQEQAAQAVVEVVQTQKRHVLTAVTGAGKTEMLFQGILVALQKGQRVCLAAPRVAVCLELYPRLQAAFATASIMLMHGEQTEPYRYTQLVICTTHQLLKFYHAFDTVIVDEVDAFPFVDNPVLVTAVEQACKPQCALLYLTATPTPAIKRAIAAKQMTVSELPLRFHGHLLPEPHRHVAFNWRAQLKKGRLPKRLERDCQTCLKTQQILLFVPQVRLLQPVANRLSTLLPAVRIETLHANDPDQIKKITAFRAQQIQLMVTTTILERGVTFKNVAVLVLGAEHMVFNEAVLVQIAGRAGRHKDYAQNPVHFYYQDYTRAIKGACRQIKAQNQRGRRLQSTV
- a CDS encoding YigZ family protein gives rise to the protein MESYLTVQADGQFELEIKKSRFICQIARVSDEAAAQDFIDQVRKTHTKANHNCFAYQLGQPANIQKQSDDGEPSGTAGVPILEVLRQMQLTNLCVVVTRYFGGTKLGTGGLIRAYSHATSAALEHLGIVQGIEQTACHLTIDYAQFDSLQNRLAQLDLIAQDIQYTTNIQLTVWLPTEEVPAFEAQMTELLNGQLTLGLGQQQFNEVPISAQAIHDLRYQK